A genome region from Coprococcus phoceensis includes the following:
- a CDS encoding Na/Pi cotransporter family protein, with protein MELNDILLLLGGLALFLYGMQMMGNGLETAAGNKMKSILEKLTSNRIKGVLVGAAITAVIQSSSATTVMVVGFVNSGLMTLNQAVWVIMGANIGTTITGQLIALDIDVIAPLFAFAGVAVIMFAKNEKIKHISEIFAGLGVLFIGMGMMGDAMAPLQQSETFIGFMANFNNPLVGILIGAVFTAIIQSSSASVGILQALASTGAIPLSSAVFILFGQNIGTCITAVLASIGTKVNAKRTTVIHLMFNIIGTVLFSVICLITPFTDWIAALTPDNPVAQIANVHTTFNIVTTLVLLPFGTLMAKAAKVLLPDKEGQEEDIKRLKYIRPFENNHTVGHAAMVISQIENEVERMLQMVKKNTEGCFRAVIKNDQNMVADLEDREQYIDYLNKEISKYIVHLMTTEMTIQDSQKLNAYYRIIGDLERIGDHAINFVDYLHNMSEWDIKFSQSAIESLEQMKDLCTETLEGISKENMNGRKHVLEIAAKNEQRIDDMQESLLKGQIERMQSGKCSAEAGVILSEMLTDFERIGDHALNIAEKYEEMQM; from the coding sequence ATGGAATTAAATGATATACTATTGTTGCTTGGAGGACTTGCATTGTTCTTGTACGGTATGCAGATGATGGGAAATGGTCTTGAGACAGCAGCAGGAAACAAGATGAAAAGCATCTTGGAAAAATTGACATCAAACAGAATCAAAGGGGTTCTTGTCGGGGCTGCGATCACAGCAGTAATCCAGTCGTCTTCGGCGACAACCGTCATGGTCGTAGGGTTTGTAAACTCTGGATTGATGACATTGAATCAGGCTGTATGGGTAATTATGGGTGCCAATATCGGTACGACGATTACCGGACAGCTGATCGCACTTGATATTGATGTGATTGCACCGCTATTTGCGTTTGCTGGTGTTGCGGTCATTATGTTTGCAAAAAATGAAAAAATCAAACATATCAGTGAGATTTTTGCCGGACTTGGTGTATTATTTATTGGTATGGGTATGATGGGAGATGCGATGGCGCCGCTTCAGCAGTCAGAGACGTTCATCGGCTTTATGGCGAACTTTAACAACCCGCTTGTTGGCATTTTGATCGGTGCGGTATTTACTGCGATTATACAGTCGTCTTCTGCATCAGTTGGTATTTTGCAGGCACTTGCAAGCACAGGTGCGATTCCGCTTTCGAGTGCAGTGTTTATCTTGTTTGGACAGAATATCGGAACCTGTATTACAGCAGTGCTGGCATCTATCGGAACAAAGGTAAATGCAAAGAGAACGACGGTAATCCACTTGATGTTCAACATTATTGGTACGGTTTTATTCTCGGTAATCTGTCTGATCACTCCATTTACAGACTGGATTGCAGCGCTGACACCGGATAATCCGGTAGCACAGATTGCCAATGTACATACAACATTCAATATTGTCACTACTTTAGTACTTCTTCCATTTGGAACACTTATGGCGAAAGCTGCCAAGGTGCTTCTGCCGGATAAAGAAGGACAGGAAGAGGATATCAAGCGATTGAAATATATCCGTCCATTTGAAAACAACCATACAGTCGGACATGCTGCAATGGTGATTAGCCAGATTGAAAATGAGGTAGAACGTATGCTTCAGATGGTAAAAAAGAACACAGAAGGTTGTTTTCGTGCTGTAATCAAAAATGATCAAAATATGGTTGCAGATTTGGAGGACAGAGAACAGTATATCGATTATCTGAATAAAGAGATTTCAAAATATATTGTACATCTGATGACAACAGAGATGACGATTCAGGATTCTCAGAAGTTAAACGCCTACTATCGAATCATCGGAGATTTGGAGAGAATTGGAGATCATGCAATCAACTTTGTGGACTATCTGCACAATATGAGTGAGTGGGATATCAAATTTTCACAGTCAGCAATTGAGTCGTTAGAGCAGATGAAAGATCTTTGTACAGAGACATTAGAAGGAATCAGCAAAGAAAATATGAATGGCAGAAAGCATGTGTTAGAGATTGCAGCAAAGAACGAACAGCGTATTGATGATATGCAGGAAAGTCTTTTGAAAGGGCAGATTGAGAGAATGCAGTCTGGAAAATGCAGTGCAGAAGCAGGGGTTATCCTGTCTGAGATGCTCACTGATTTTGAACGAATCGGGGATCATGCACTGAATATTGCAGAAAAATATGAAGAGATGCAAATGTAA
- a CDS encoding argininosuccinate synthase codes for MKEKVVLAYSGGLDTTAIIPWLKENFDYDVICCCIDCGQGEELDGLEERAKLSGASKLYIENIIDEFCDDYIVPCVQANAIYENKYLLGTSMARPGIAKKLVEIARKEGATAICHGATGKGNDQIRFELGIKALAPDLKIIAPWRMTDIWTMQSREEEIEYCKAHGIDLPFDASHSYSRDRNLWHISHEGLELEDPAQEPDYDNLLVLGVTPEKAPDEGEYVTMTFEKGVPTSVNGTQMKVSEIITTLNELGGKHGIGIVDIVENRVVGMKSRGVYETPGGTILMEAHQQLEELVLDRATYEVKKDMGNKLAQIVYEGKWFTPLREAVQAFIESTQEYVTGEVKFKLYKGNIIKAGTTSPYSLYSESLASFTTGDLYDHHDADGFITLFGLPLKVRAMKMAEVEKENNK; via the coding sequence ATGAAAGAAAAAGTAGTTTTAGCATATTCTGGCGGACTTGATACAACTGCCATCATCCCTTGGTTAAAAGAAAATTTTGATTACGATGTCATCTGCTGCTGCATTGACTGTGGGCAGGGCGAAGAATTAGACGGATTGGAAGAACGTGCAAAATTATCCGGAGCATCTAAATTATATATTGAAAACATCATTGACGAATTCTGTGATGACTATATCGTTCCTTGCGTTCAGGCAAATGCCATCTACGAAAACAAATATTTACTTGGAACTTCTATGGCTCGTCCGGGAATCGCAAAAAAATTGGTTGAAATCGCAAGAAAAGAAGGCGCTACAGCCATCTGCCACGGTGCTACCGGAAAAGGAAATGACCAAATTCGTTTTGAACTCGGCATCAAAGCACTTGCTCCTGATTTAAAGATTATTGCTCCTTGGAGAATGACAGATATTTGGACAATGCAGTCTCGTGAGGAAGAGATCGAATACTGCAAAGCACATGGTATCGACCTTCCATTTGACGCAAGCCACAGCTACAGCCGTGACCGTAACTTATGGCATATCAGCCACGAGGGATTGGAATTAGAAGATCCTGCTCAGGAACCAGATTATGACAATTTGCTCGTGCTTGGTGTCACTCCAGAAAAAGCGCCAGATGAAGGGGAATATGTGACAATGACATTTGAAAAAGGTGTTCCTACCAGTGTAAACGGCACACAGATGAAAGTTTCCGAGATCATTACAACATTGAACGAACTCGGTGGAAAACATGGTATCGGTATCGTTGACATCGTAGAAAACCGTGTGGTAGGTATGAAATCTCGTGGTGTATACGAGACACCAGGTGGAACAATCCTTATGGAAGCTCACCAACAATTAGAGGAACTGGTATTAGACCGTGCTACATATGAAGTGAAAAAAGATATGGGTAACAAACTTGCTCAGATTGTATACGAAGGAAAATGGTTCACACCACTTCGCGAAGCAGTTCAAGCTTTCATCGAATCCACACAGGAATATGTAACCGGAGAAGTAAAATTCAAACTCTACAAAGGAAATATCATCAAAGCCGGAACAACTTCTCCATACTCACTGTACAGTGAATCTTTGGCAAGCTTTACAACAGGCGACTTATACGACCATCACGATGCCGACGGATTCATCACACTGTTCGGTCTTCCGCTCAAAGTTCGCGCAATGAAAATGGCTGAAGTCGAAAAGGAAAACAACAAATAA
- the proB gene encoding glutamate 5-kinase — translation MEQRETIKSKKRIVIKVGTTTITHKETGNIDLEKLEKFVRILINLRNKGKEVIVVSSGAVGIGRQVLGIWERLEESAIKQACAAVGQGRMMMMYEKLFAEYDQLTAQVLLTKESIMSKECRQDARNTFEELLRMNVVPIVNENDAISVEEEAYGNFGDNDTMAAHVARLVEADLLILMSDIEGLYTDDPRKNPNARFVHTVRYIDEKLERMGKGAGSAMGTGGMATKIEAAKVATKSGADMVIANGANICAINDIMAGKKIGTLFMAERENGRKII, via the coding sequence ATGGAACAGAGAGAGACAATAAAAAGCAAAAAACGAATCGTGATCAAAGTGGGAACAACGACGATCACACATAAGGAAACGGGAAACATTGATTTGGAAAAGCTTGAGAAATTTGTGAGAATTTTAATCAATTTGAGAAATAAGGGAAAAGAAGTGATTGTTGTATCGTCTGGAGCAGTTGGAATCGGCAGACAGGTGCTTGGAATCTGGGAACGACTAGAAGAAAGTGCAATAAAGCAGGCGTGCGCAGCAGTCGGACAGGGACGAATGATGATGATGTATGAAAAACTGTTTGCAGAGTATGATCAGTTGACGGCACAGGTGTTGCTGACAAAAGAATCCATTATGAGTAAAGAGTGCAGGCAGGATGCGAGAAATACATTTGAGGAGCTGCTGCGTATGAACGTCGTTCCGATTGTAAATGAAAATGATGCGATTTCTGTGGAGGAAGAGGCGTATGGAAATTTTGGAGACAATGATACAATGGCGGCTCATGTTGCCAGACTTGTGGAGGCAGATCTTTTAATCCTGATGTCGGATATCGAGGGACTTTATACAGATGACCCTCGGAAGAATCCAAATGCCAGATTTGTCCATACGGTGCGGTATATTGATGAGAAACTGGAGAGGATGGGAAAAGGAGCTGGAAGCGCTATGGGAACAGGAGGAATGGCGACGAAGATCGAAGCTGCGAAGGTTGCGACGAAGTCCGGGGCAGATATGGTTATTGCCAATGGAGCCAATATTTGTGCAATCAACGATATCATGGCAGGAAAGAAGATTGGAACATTGTTTATGGCAGAGAGGGAAAACGGGAGGAAAATCATATGA
- a CDS encoding glutamate-5-semialdehyde dehydrogenase produces the protein MKYMEQIGMRSKAASRSIGLLGQNRRNEALKQAAKELKKQAAFLLEENQKDIANAREKGMKESLIDRLMLTRERIAGIADGLLQIADLEDPIGIVTDMKVRPNGLRIGKKRVPLGVVGIIYESRPNVTADAFGLCLKSGNAVILRGGSDCIFSNKAIVSVLRKALNATQIEEDAVILIENTDRAVAQEIMRMNTYIDVLIPRGGAGLIQTVVKNSTVPVIETGTGNCHIYVDAFADLQMAVEIIDNAKTQRLGVCNACESLVIHEDVACQVVPMICDRLTQKGVAIRGDQTSMAIDERITTASDDDWGTEYLDKMISLKVVSSIDEAIAHINTYNTGHSESIITENYRNALKFQDEIDAAAVYVNASTRFTDGFEFGFGAEIGISTQKLHARGPMGLDALTTTKYIIFGDGQIR, from the coding sequence ATGAAATACATGGAACAAATCGGAATGAGAAGCAAGGCGGCGAGCAGGAGTATCGGCTTACTGGGACAGAACAGAAGAAACGAGGCGCTGAAACAGGCAGCAAAAGAATTGAAGAAACAAGCAGCATTTTTACTGGAAGAGAATCAAAAAGACATTGCGAATGCGAGAGAAAAAGGAATGAAGGAATCTCTTATAGACCGATTGATGCTGACTAGGGAACGCATTGCAGGAATTGCAGATGGGCTGTTACAGATTGCGGATCTGGAAGACCCAATCGGAATAGTGACGGATATGAAAGTGAGACCGAACGGACTTCGCATCGGAAAGAAAAGAGTGCCTCTGGGAGTTGTTGGAATCATCTATGAATCCAGACCAAATGTGACAGCAGATGCATTTGGTTTGTGCCTGAAATCAGGAAATGCTGTGATTTTAAGAGGTGGCAGTGATTGTATTTTTTCCAACAAGGCGATTGTGAGTGTGCTTCGAAAAGCACTTAACGCCACACAGATTGAGGAAGATGCGGTAATCCTGATTGAAAATACGGATCGTGCAGTGGCACAGGAGATAATGCGGATGAACACGTATATTGATGTGCTCATTCCGAGAGGTGGAGCAGGATTGATCCAAACAGTTGTAAAGAACAGTACAGTTCCGGTTATTGAGACAGGCACGGGCAACTGTCATATATATGTAGATGCGTTTGCAGATCTTCAGATGGCAGTGGAAATCATTGATAACGCCAAGACACAGCGCCTTGGTGTATGCAATGCATGTGAGTCGTTGGTGATTCATGAAGATGTGGCGTGTCAGGTCGTTCCGATGATCTGTGACAGGCTGACGCAAAAGGGAGTTGCAATTCGAGGAGATCAAACTTCGATGGCGATAGACGAAAGAATTACAACAGCATCGGACGATGACTGGGGGACGGAATATTTAGATAAGATGATTTCTCTGAAAGTCGTCTCTTCCATAGATGAAGCAATCGCCCATATCAATACGTATAATACTGGGCATTCGGAATCTATTATTACAGAGAATTATCGAAATGCACTGAAATTTCAGGATGAGATAGATGCAGCGGCAGTGTATGTGAATGCTTCGACGAGATTTACCGATGGATTTGAATTCGGTTTTGGGGCCGAGATTGGAATCAGTACACAGAAACTTCATGCGAGAGGTCCGATGGGATTGGACGCCCTTACGACAACCAAATATATTATTTTCGGAGATGGTCAGATTCGATAA
- the argC gene encoding N-acetyl-gamma-glutamyl-phosphate reductase, producing the protein MIKVGIIGATGYAGGELVRILMGHKHAEIKWYGSRSYIDKKYCEVYQNMFQIVDAVCMDDNMKALADEVDVIFTATPQGLCASLIDEEILSKVKVIDLSADFRIKDVETYEKWYGIEHKSPQFIEEAVYGLCEINREDVKHARLVANPGCYPTCSTLSVYPLAKEGLIDMSTVIIDAKSGTSGAGRGAKVDNLYCEVNENIKAYGVAVHRHTPEIEEQLGYAAGENVLLNFTPHLVPMNRGILVTAYAALKKTVTYEEVKAIYDKYYQKEKFVRVLEKDVCPQTKWVEGSNYVDVNFKIDERTNRIIMMGAMDNLVKGAAGQAVQNMNLMFGLPETTGLELVPMFP; encoded by the coding sequence ATGATCAAAGTGGGAATTATTGGTGCCACCGGCTATGCGGGGGGAGAACTTGTCCGTATTTTAATGGGACATAAACATGCAGAAATCAAGTGGTATGGCTCCAGGAGTTATATTGATAAAAAGTATTGTGAAGTGTATCAGAACATGTTTCAGATTGTTGATGCAGTCTGTATGGATGATAACATGAAAGCGCTGGCAGATGAGGTGGATGTCATATTTACGGCGACACCGCAGGGGCTTTGCGCATCACTGATCGATGAGGAAATCTTGTCCAAAGTAAAAGTCATAGATCTGAGCGCAGATTTCCGTATTAAGGACGTGGAGACGTATGAAAAATGGTATGGGATCGAGCATAAAAGTCCTCAGTTTATCGAGGAGGCAGTGTATGGACTTTGTGAGATCAACCGTGAGGATGTAAAACATGCAAGACTTGTGGCAAATCCGGGATGTTATCCGACATGCTCAACACTGTCAGTTTATCCGCTCGCAAAAGAAGGACTGATTGACATGAGCACGGTTATTATTGATGCAAAATCAGGAACTTCTGGAGCCGGAAGAGGGGCGAAAGTGGATAATCTTTACTGTGAAGTGAATGAGAATATCAAAGCGTATGGGGTGGCTGTTCACCGACATACACCAGAGATTGAAGAACAGCTTGGCTATGCCGCAGGCGAGAACGTACTTTTGAATTTTACGCCACATCTTGTTCCGATGAATCGGGGAATTTTGGTGACGGCATATGCAGCCTTAAAGAAAACAGTGACCTATGAGGAAGTAAAGGCGATTTATGATAAGTATTATCAGAAAGAAAAATTTGTGCGTGTATTGGAAAAAGATGTCTGCCCGCAGACAAAATGGGTGGAGGGCAGCAACTATGTAGATGTGAATTTTAAAATCGATGAGCGGACGAACAGAATCATTATGATGGGAGCGATGGACAATCTTGTAAAAGGTGCGGCAGGTCAGGCGGTACAGAACATGAATCTGATGTTTGGACTGCCGGAGACGACAGGACTTGAGCTTGTTCCGATGTTTCCATAA
- a CDS encoding GNAT family N-acetyltransferase yields MIRQMTIEDYEGVYALWMKIHGFGIRSIDDSKEGVERFLKRNPTTSIVAVEDEKIVGSILCGHDGRRGCLYHVCVDEAYRMHGIGRSMVVKAMEALKEEKINKVSLIAFMENDIGNAFWNEIGWTKREDLNYYEFTLNEANITAFNK; encoded by the coding sequence ATGATTAGACAAATGACGATAGAAGATTATGAAGGTGTCTATGCACTGTGGATGAAGATTCACGGGTTTGGAATCCGGAGTATTGACGATTCGAAAGAAGGGGTCGAACGTTTTTTGAAACGGAATCCAACAACAAGTATTGTCGCAGTGGAGGATGAAAAGATTGTCGGAAGCATCCTGTGTGGACACGATGGAAGAAGGGGATGCCTCTATCATGTATGTGTGGACGAAGCGTATCGGATGCACGGAATCGGACGGAGTATGGTAGTGAAAGCGATGGAGGCATTAAAAGAAGAGAAGATTAATAAAGTATCATTGATTGCGTTTATGGAAAACGATATTGGAAATGCATTTTGGAATGAAATCGGATGGACGAAGCGGGAAGATTTAAATTATTACGAATTTACGTTGAATGAAGCAAATATTACTGCGTTTAATAAATAA
- the argJ gene encoding bifunctional glutamate N-acetyltransferase/amino-acid acetyltransferase ArgJ has product MKIVKGGVTKAKGFEAAGVEANIKYQGRTDMAIIFSKEPCVAAGTFTTNVAKAAPVTWDQKIVKEGKAAQAIIVNSGIANACTGAEGYGYCKDTADAAAKELGISADSVLLGSTGVIGKQLPIDRIQAGVKMLAEAKSDTVQAGTEAAKAIMTTDTCEKEIAVEIEIGGKTVTIGGMAKGSGMIHPNMCTMLSFITTDAAISKTALQKALSEDVDDTYNMISVDGDTSTNDTVLVIANGMAENEKIVEGTKEYEVFAEALHEINEYLAKKIAGDGEGATALFEVNVVGAQTKEQAVLLSKAIACSNLTKTAIAGHDANWGRIICAMGYSGAQFDPEKVDLFFESAAGKIQIAENGTAVDYSEEKATEILSQPIVTATADVKMGDAKATAWGCDLTHGYIEINADYRS; this is encoded by the coding sequence ATGAAGATTGTAAAAGGTGGAGTGACGAAAGCAAAAGGATTTGAGGCGGCAGGTGTCGAGGCAAATATCAAGTATCAGGGACGTACAGATATGGCGATCATTTTCAGCAAAGAGCCGTGTGTGGCGGCAGGAACATTTACGACGAATGTGGCAAAAGCGGCGCCGGTTACATGGGATCAGAAAATTGTAAAGGAAGGCAAAGCGGCACAGGCGATCATTGTGAATTCGGGGATTGCTAATGCCTGCACAGGGGCTGAAGGATACGGATACTGCAAAGATACTGCGGATGCGGCAGCGAAAGAGTTGGGGATTTCGGCAGACAGTGTTCTTCTTGGATCGACAGGAGTCATCGGAAAACAGCTTCCAATTGACCGCATCCAGGCAGGAGTAAAAATGCTTGCAGAGGCGAAAAGTGATACTGTTCAGGCCGGGACAGAGGCTGCAAAAGCAATTATGACGACAGATACCTGTGAGAAAGAGATTGCAGTGGAGATTGAGATTGGCGGCAAGACAGTCACGATTGGCGGAATGGCGAAGGGTTCCGGCATGATTCACCCGAATATGTGTACGATGCTGAGCTTTATCACGACAGATGCTGCGATTTCCAAAACAGCGCTTCAAAAAGCATTGAGTGAGGATGTCGACGATACTTATAACATGATTTCTGTGGATGGAGACACATCTACAAACGATACGGTGCTTGTCATAGCAAATGGAATGGCAGAAAACGAAAAGATTGTGGAAGGAACGAAGGAATACGAGGTGTTTGCAGAGGCGCTTCATGAGATTAATGAATATCTGGCAAAGAAGATTGCAGGAGATGGAGAAGGGGCGACTGCATTATTCGAAGTAAATGTTGTCGGAGCCCAGACAAAGGAGCAGGCTGTCTTATTAAGCAAAGCAATTGCATGCTCGAATCTGACAAAGACAGCGATTGCGGGACACGATGCGAACTGGGGTCGTATTATCTGTGCGATGGGATACTCAGGAGCACAATTTGATCCAGAGAAAGTGGATTTGTTTTTTGAGAGTGCGGCAGGAAAGATTCAGATTGCAGAAAATGGAACTGCTGTAGATTACAGTGAGGAGAAGGCAACTGAAATTTTATCACAGCCGATTGTGACAGCAACAGCTGACGTTAAGATGGGTGATGCAAAAGCGACGGCATGGGGATGTGATCTGACACACGGATACATTGAAATTAACGCAGATTACAGAAGCTAA
- the argB gene encoding acetylglutamate kinase — MSPNMQKFLSKAEVLIEALPYIQRFNRKIIVVKYGGSAMVDEDLKRRVIEDVTLLKLVGFKPIIVHGGGKEISKWVEKAGMKPQFINGLRVTDADTMEVAEMVLGKVNKSLVQLVESLGVRAIGISGKDGGLLKVEKKLSDGADIGYVGEVTQVNAEILYDLLEKDFLPIVCPVGLDDNFETYNINADDAACAIARAMEAEKLAFLTDIEGVYKDPKDPKTLISELTVEQAETLMKEGYIGGGMLPKLQNCIDAIENGVSRVHILDGRIPHCLLLEIFTNKGIGTAILKDEESRFYHEK, encoded by the coding sequence ATGAGTCCAAATATGCAAAAATTCTTAAGTAAAGCGGAGGTGCTGATCGAGGCGCTTCCATATATACAGAGATTTAACCGGAAAATTATTGTCGTAAAATATGGCGGAAGCGCCATGGTGGATGAAGACCTGAAAAGACGTGTCATAGAGGATGTAACCTTATTAAAACTTGTTGGGTTTAAGCCGATTATTGTGCACGGTGGTGGAAAAGAGATCAGCAAGTGGGTGGAAAAAGCAGGGATGAAGCCACAGTTTATCAACGGTCTGCGTGTGACTGATGCCGATACGATGGAAGTTGCTGAGATGGTTCTTGGAAAAGTGAATAAAAGTCTGGTACAACTTGTGGAGTCTCTTGGGGTTCGAGCAATCGGAATCAGCGGAAAAGACGGTGGATTGTTGAAAGTGGAAAAGAAACTGTCAGACGGCGCAGACATCGGATATGTGGGGGAAGTAACGCAGGTAAACGCTGAGATTTTGTACGATCTTTTGGAAAAAGACTTTTTGCCGATTGTATGTCCGGTTGGTCTGGATGATAATTTTGAGACTTATAACATCAATGCAGATGATGCGGCATGTGCGATCGCGCGTGCGATGGAGGCGGAGAAGCTTGCATTTTTGACAGATATCGAGGGAGTTTACAAAGATCCGAAAGATCCTAAGACGTTGATTTCGGAGCTGACGGTAGAACAGGCAGAAACGCTTATGAAAGAGGGCTACATCGGCGGAGGCATGCTTCCAAAGCTGCAAAACTGTATTGATGCGATTGAGAACGGTGTATCCAGAGTGCATATTTTGGACGGCAGAATCCCGCATTGTCTGTTGTTGGAAATCTTTACAAACAAAGGGATTGGAACTGCGATTTTAAAGGATGAAGAAAGTAGGTTTTACCATGAAAAATAA
- a CDS encoding aspartate aminotransferase family protein, which produces MKKVGFTMKNNYIETAEQSLLHTYNRYQIVLEKGEGVYLYDTEGKKYLDFAAGIAVCSLGYGHPKYTEGLKQQMEKLLHTSNLFYSVPSAKAAEHLRQVSCMDRVFFTNSGTEAIEGALKAARKYAYTKQSGRYEFIAMNHSFHGRSMGALSVTGTEQYRKPFEPLVEGVKFADYNDLESVKALLSDKTCAIILETVQGEGGIYPAETSFLEGLRALCDEQDILLIFDEIQCGMGRTGSMFAWQGYGVKPDIMTMAKAIGNGVPVGAFAMTEKVAKASLLPGDHGTTYGGNPLVCAAVDTVLQIFEEEHLLEHVKEVSVYLEEQLDQLVKESSAVKERRGKGLMQGLVLEKPVTEVIRKGMEHGLITISAGGNVLRLVPPLVITKEHVDEMIEKLSKALEE; this is translated from the coding sequence ATGAAGAAAGTAGGTTTTACCATGAAAAATAATTATATTGAGACAGCAGAACAATCACTTCTTCATACATATAACCGTTATCAGATTGTTCTGGAAAAAGGAGAAGGCGTCTATCTGTATGACACAGAAGGAAAGAAATATTTAGATTTTGCAGCCGGAATTGCGGTATGTTCCCTTGGATATGGCCATCCTAAATATACAGAAGGTCTGAAACAACAAATGGAGAAGTTGTTACATACGTCCAATCTGTTCTACAGCGTGCCGTCAGCAAAAGCAGCAGAACATCTAAGACAAGTGTCTTGCATGGATCGTGTATTTTTTACAAACAGCGGAACAGAGGCGATTGAAGGGGCGCTGAAAGCTGCCCGAAAGTATGCTTATACGAAACAGAGTGGCCGGTATGAGTTTATTGCGATGAACCATTCCTTTCATGGAAGAAGTATGGGGGCGCTTTCCGTGACAGGTACAGAACAATATAGAAAACCATTTGAACCGTTGGTGGAAGGTGTAAAATTTGCCGATTATAATGATTTGGAAAGTGTGAAAGCACTTCTGTCTGACAAGACCTGTGCGATTATTTTGGAGACAGTGCAGGGGGAAGGCGGGATCTACCCGGCGGAAACCTCTTTTTTGGAAGGGCTTCGAGCGCTTTGCGACGAGCAGGATATTTTGCTTATCTTTGATGAGATTCAGTGCGGTATGGGAAGAACCGGATCTATGTTTGCATGGCAGGGATACGGAGTCAAACCAGATATTATGACGATGGCAAAGGCGATTGGAAACGGTGTGCCGGTAGGGGCATTTGCGATGACGGAGAAGGTCGCAAAGGCTTCGCTGCTCCCGGGAGATCACGGAACGACATACGGAGGAAATCCGCTTGTGTGTGCGGCGGTTGACACGGTGCTTCAGATTTTTGAAGAGGAACATCTGCTGGAGCATGTAAAGGAAGTGAGCGTCTATCTGGAAGAACAGTTAGATCAGCTTGTGAAAGAAAGCAGTGCTGTGAAAGAAAGACGCGGAAAAGGACTTATGCAGGGGCTTGTTTTGGAAAAACCGGTCACAGAAGTGATTCGAAAAGGAATGGAGCATGGGCTTATCACAATCTCTGCAGGAGGTAATGTGCTGCGCCTTGTACCACCGCTAGTGATCACAAAAGAACATGTGGATGAGATGATCGAGAAATTGTCAAAAGCGTTGGAAGAATAA
- a CDS encoding DMT family transporter, with amino-acid sequence MIGFFIALVSGALMSVQGVFNTQVTKTTGMWVSNGWVQLSAFAVCLVAWFIAGRDDVMTIAKVEPKYMLLGGVIGAGITWTVIKSMEQLGPAKAALLIVISQLIIAYVIELLGLFGVDKQPVDWRKIGGMALALIGVAIFQWER; translated from the coding sequence ATGATTGGGTTTTTTATTGCGTTAGTATCAGGTGCGCTGATGAGTGTACAGGGGGTGTTTAACACACAGGTGACGAAGACGACAGGAATGTGGGTGTCAAATGGATGGGTGCAGCTCAGTGCATTTGCGGTATGTCTTGTGGCATGGTTCATCGCCGGAAGAGACGATGTCATGACGATTGCAAAAGTAGAGCCGAAATATATGTTGCTTGGAGGTGTGATCGGAGCTGGGATTACATGGACGGTTATCAAGAGTATGGAGCAGTTAGGACCTGCAAAGGCGGCTCTTTTGATCGTGATTTCGCAGCTTATCATCGCATATGTCATTGAATTGCTGGGTCTGTTCGGTGTCGATAAACAGCCGGTTGACTGGAGAAAAATCGGTGGTATGGCGCTTGCTTTGATCGGTGTGGCTATCTTTCAATGGGAGCGTTAA